One Poecilia reticulata strain Guanapo linkage group LG19, Guppy_female_1.0+MT, whole genome shotgun sequence genomic window carries:
- the LOC103481953 gene encoding uncharacterized protein LOC103481953, with amino-acid sequence MKAKWWSCVLALLCMPAEVMPNTRTVLQSPLTISNVWINSSLEIKCSTPQGDPIGLSLKRHFLGDEQILYLHFDKEVVTKNTTADKFLNRISITEEQLDPGVGYKFKLSLLEQKDTDLYYCSWVYIDEKYNNLNLESNGTVIIVGEGGPVKACSLRTVDLTLICLSIVAFTGILLMFICLMIVRCRRFKKNFTPFRGYAPPLPPRPSRPPRPPRTNQPRNIYMQQQTVNHCPYMMTSTHDYGIFGNV; translated from the exons ATGAAAGCCAAGTGGTGGAGCTGCGTGTTGGCGCTGCTCTGCATGCCTGCCGAGGTGATGCCGAACACCCGGACAG TTCTCCAAAGCCCCTTGACCATTTCCAATGTGTGGATCAATTCGTCGCTTGAGATCAAATGCTCCACACCCCAAGGAGACCCTATCGGCCTCTCTCTAAAACGGCACTTCCTTGGAGATGAGCAAATTCTGTACCTCCACTTTGACAAAGAAGTTGTTACCAAGAACACTACAGCTGATAAATTTCTAAACAGAATTAGCATAACCGAAGAGCAGCTGGATCCAGGAGTCGGGTATAAGTTTAAGCTGTCCCTTCTGGAGCAGAAAGACACAGACTTGTATTACTGCAGCTGGGTCTACATTGACGAAAAATACAATAACTTGAACTTGGAGAGCAATGGGACAGTCATCATTGTCGGAG AGGGCGGACCCGTGAAAGCATGCAGCCTCCGCACCGTAGATCTGACCCTGATCTGCCTGAGCATCGTGGCATTTACCGGCATATTGCTGATGTTCATCTGCCTGATGATTGTGAGGTGCAGGAGG TTCAAGAAGAACTTCACGCCTTTCAGAGGTTACGCCCCTCCCTTGCCTCCGAGACCCTCGCGGCCTCCGCGACCCCCCAGAACCAACCAGCCTCGGAACATCTACATGCAGCAGCAGACCGTCAATCACTGCCCCTATATGATGACATCCACACACGACTACGGCATCTTTGGCAATGTGTGA
- the fdxr gene encoding NADPH:adrenodoxin oxidoreductase, mitochondrial yields the protein MRYCRRLLSELKLWTSGRSKWTRGLNEGLGGSGKAFLSTSSCPKVCIVGSGPAGFYTAQHLIKARQDVEVDIYERLPVPFGLVRFGVAPDHPEVKNVINTFTQTAKHSRCSFYGNVNVGKDVTVGELQGAYHAVVLSYGAEGNRRMGVPGEDLPGVYSAKDFVGWYNGLPSCRELKPDLSCETAVILGQGNVALDVARILLSPLDILKKTDITQPALEALAESRVQKVLIVGRRGPMQVACTIKELREMVNLPGTRPEMVTADFEGVSEALKDVPRPRKRLTELLLKTALDAPRDKELERRRNVAKVWGFRFFRSPTEILADPGRSRTAGIRLAVNRLEGSGDAARAVLTGEVEDVSCGLVISSIGYKSLPIDPVVPYDSRRAIVPNSVGRVHQAAGLYCSGWLKTGPTGVIATTMNNSFDTARSLLEDMDSGALDVSAAKPGSQAVSSLLEERGVKPVAFSDWEKIDSLETRRGDACGKPREKLLSVEEMLKAAWS from the exons ATGAGGTACTGCAGGCGACTGCTGTCTGAGCTAAAGCTGTGGACTTCAGGAAGAAGTAAATGGACAAGGGGACTTAATGAAG GCCTTGGTGGGAGTGGAAAGGCATTTTTGTCTACTTCTAGCTGTCCAAAGGTGTGTATCGTTGGGAGCGGTCCGGCAGGTTTCTACACGGCGCAGCATCTTATCAAG GCCCGTCAGGATGTGGAGGTGGACATTTACGAGCGACTGCCCGTCCCCTTTGGCCTGGTCAGGTTTGGAGTGGCCCCTGACCACCCTGAAGTCAAG AATGTCATCAATACTTTTACTCAAACAGCCAAACATTCCCGCTGTAGTTTCTACGGCAACGTCAATGTCGGGAAGGATGTGACCGTCGGCGAACTGCAGGGGGCGTACCACGCAGTCGTACTG AGTTATGGGGCGGAGGGCAACAGGAGGATGGGGGTGCCGGGCGAAGACCTGCCCGGCGTCTACTCAGCCAAAGACTTTGTAGGCTGGTACAACGGCCTGCCCAGCTGCCGAGAG CTCAAACCGGACCTGAGTTGCGAAACAGCCGTCATTCTGGGACAAGGCAACGTGGCCTTGGATGTGGCTAGGATACTTCTGTCTCCCTTAGACATTTTAAAG AAAACGGACATAACCCAGCCGGCCCTGGAAGCCCTCGCCGAGAGTCGGGTTCAGAAGGTGCTGATAGTCGGCAGGAGGGGACCCATGCAGGTTGCGTGTACAATCAAG GAGCTCAGAGAAATGGTGAACCTGCCAGGAACCAGGCCCGAGATGGTGACAGCTGACTTCGAAGGCGTCTCAGAAGCCCTCAAAG ACGTCCCGCGGCCCAGGAAGCGTCTCACCGAGCTGCTGCTGAAGACGGCCCTGGATGCGCCCAGAGACAAGGAGCTGGAGAGGCGGAGAAACGTCGCCAAGGTCTGGGGGTTCCGATTCTTCCGGAGCCCCACGGAGATCTTAGCTGACCCCGGCCGCAGCCGAACGGCCGGCATCCGACTGGCGGTCAACAGGCTGGAG gggtcaggagACGCAGCTCGGGCTGTTCTGACCGGAGAGGTGGAAGACGTCTCCTGCGGTCTGGTCATCAGCAGCATCGGCTACAAGAGCCTCCCCATCGACCCCGTCGTGCCGTACGACTCCCGCAGAGCCATCGTGCCAAACTCAGTGGGCCGGGTTCACCAAGCCGcag GCTTGTATTGCAGCGGCTGGCTGAAAACGGGCCCCACAGGTGTGATAGCCACCACTATGAACAACAGCTTCGACACGGCCCGGTCCCTGCTGGAGGACATGGACTCTGGAGCGTTGGACGTGTCGGCTGCCAAACCCGGATCGCAAGCAGTCAGCAGTCTGCTGGAGGAGCGAG GAGTGAAACCAGTCGCCTTCTCAGACTGGGAGAAGATCGACAGCTTGGAGACAAGGAGGGGGGACGCTTGCGGCAAACCCAGAGAGAAACTACTGAGTGTAGAAGAAATGCTGAAGGCGGCCTGGTCGTAA